A region from the candidate division WOR-3 bacterium genome encodes:
- a CDS encoding class I SAM-dependent methyltransferase yields the protein MADKYREFYELAGKCYPEDKLTYSSLSGIMRKKWVLEKLEQLPKGILLDCGCNIGRLSSGWKKGTVIGVDIAFSLLIKGRKLFPHINFIQGDLRNIGFFKKDSIDNAIAIEVIEHLDRVDDFLIGLFNILKPGGMVLITTPSYSKKRPVITKLGVLKSFGIKSGVEGAGYLHTAYKPEELKILVEKKGFKIIESGSFEFESRGWVKPFTTLTGIFESISDKFFPDSALNILFVKMLNRLEIDTFFILDTLGLGKLIKLFFKEGRRSYVLAEKP from the coding sequence ATGGCTGATAAATATCGTGAATTTTACGAACTTGCCGGAAAATGCTATCCTGAAGATAAATTGACATATTCAAGTCTGAGTGGCATAATGAGAAAGAAATGGGTGCTTGAAAAATTAGAGCAATTACCCAAAGGTATCCTGCTTGATTGTGGTTGTAATATCGGACGGCTCTCTTCAGGATGGAAAAAAGGAACCGTGATTGGTGTTGATATTGCATTTTCTTTGCTGATAAAAGGCAGAAAACTCTTTCCCCACATAAATTTTATACAGGGAGATTTGCGAAATATTGGATTCTTTAAGAAAGATTCAATAGATAATGCAATTGCGATTGAAGTAATTGAGCACCTTGACCGTGTGGATGATTTTCTTATCGGATTATTCAATATCCTCAAACCCGGGGGTATGGTATTGATCACAACCCCTTCTTATTCAAAAAAACGTCCAGTTATAACAAAACTTGGTGTTCTAAAGAGTTTTGGTATAAAGAGTGGTGTGGAAGGTGCGGGTTATCTACATACCGCTTATAAGCCAGAAGAGTTAAAAATACTCGTTGAGAAAAAAGGTTTTAAAATTATTGAATCAGGCAGTTTTGAATTTGAATCCAGGGGCTGGGTAAAGCCATTTACTACATTGACTGGCATTTTTGAATCAATATCAGATAAATTCTTTCCCGATTCAGCGCTAAATATCTTATTTGTTAAAATGTTAAACAGACTTGAGATTGATACATTCTTTATCCTTGATACACTCGGTCTTGGTAAATTAATAAAACTTTTTTTTAAAGAAGGAAGAAGGTCTTATGTGCTGGCGGAGAAGCCATAG